In Gymnogyps californianus isolate 813 chromosome 1, ASM1813914v2, whole genome shotgun sequence, the following are encoded in one genomic region:
- the NR0B1 gene encoding nuclear receptor subfamily 0 group B member 1, which yields MACVERCRCCADSRRHSSILYNILRSEERAASPAGQGPRREQASRGCPCGSRRRVALRSPQVACKAASAVLVKTLRFVQNVPCFQELPLDEQLLLVRSCWAPLLVLGLAQDRVHFETVESAEPSMLQRILTTRRQGEQPPPREPAPGRPHHSPAGGGGGGPHLPSAGEIQAIKGFLAKCWSLDISTKEYAYLKGTVLFNPDLPGLQCTQYIEGLQREAQQALNEHVRLIHRGDEARFAKLNVVLSLLRSINANVIAELFFRPIIGAVNMDDMLLEMLCAKL from the exons ATGGCGTGCGTGGAGCGCTGCCGCTGCTGCGCGGACAGCAGGCGGCACAGCAGCATCCTCTACAACATCCTGAGGAGCGAGGAACGGGCGGCGTcgccggcggggcaggggccgAGGCGGGAGCAGGCGTCCCGCGGCTGCCCGTGCGGGTCGCGGCGGCGGGTGGCCCTGAGGAGCCCGCAGGTGGCATGCAAGGCGGCCTCGGCCGTGCTGGTGAAGACGCTGCGCTTCGTCCAGAACGTGCCCTGCTTCCAGGAGCTGCCCCTGGACGAGCAGCTCCTGCTGGTCCGCAGCTGCTGGGCGCCCCTGCTAGTGCTGGGGCTGGCGCAGGACCGGGTGCACTTCGAGACGGTGGAGAGCGCGGAGCCCAGCATGCTGCAGAGGATCCTCACCACCCGGCGGCAGGGCGagcagcccccgccgcgggAACCGGCGCCGGGCCGGCCGCACCAcagccccgccggcggcggcggcggcggcccgcaCCTGCCCTCGGCCGGCGAGATTCAGGCTATCAAGGGCTTCCTGGCCAAGTGCTGGAGCCTGGATATCAGCACCAAAGAGTACGCTTACCTCAAGGGGACGGTGCTCTTCAACCCGG atctaCCTGGACTGCAGTGTACACAGTACATTGAAGGACTGCAGAGGGAAGCACAACAAGCTCTAAATGAACATGTCAGACTCATTCACAGAGGTGATGAAGCCAGATTTGCCAAGCTGAATGTTGTTCTATCCTTGTTGAGATCTATTAATGCTAATGTGATTGCTGAACTATTCTTTAGGCCCATTATTGGAGCAGTGAACATGGATGACatgcttttggaaatgctttgtGCAAAATTATAA